The genomic interval ATTTCGACACCGTGCCTCGAATCGACACGGATTCCGATCCTGGACTACCCGAAGTGCCACAGACTGCGCCGTGTTTCTCCAATCCTCATTCCGACCATGGCTTTGGTATGAATCACGGGGCCTACAAACCGGGCGAGGTTGGTTCGTTTCTACATCCCGATGATGCTGCCCTGTCGCCGGTCATTCGCATGGCCAGAGCACCCCCGTCTCCCAAATCTCCCAAGTCACCTAGGTCGCCAAGATTCAGACCATTCAAATcgtctccttcatctcctgctcgTCCGGCGTCGAGAGACTCCTACAGCTCCGTCAGAGCCGCCCCGGAAGATTCCGTATTCGGAACGATTACCACAGAGCCCGGTCCGCGTCTCTCAACCGCACCAAGCGTTGCATCCAGTGGCTCTTTCGGGCGATCGAAGAGTCTCAGGGGTCACTTTGGTTTGATGAAGAAGCCCTCGCGGGAGTTCACGAGCGAGAAGGAATCACAGGTGGATCGCTTGCGCACCACGAGCAGCCACACCGATAGCCTTCGCCATAATACCCCACGCAGTCGAGCCAGCGTGCGCTCTTTGCGTTCCATGGCCGATGTagccgaggaggagcgccCGAGTGGTGTGAAAGAAGAGCCAAATGAGGAGTTGGCCGAGCTAGCTACGAGTACTCCACCAACCCAGGAGCAGTCCCTCCAGACTACCCCGGACCTTGGAAACAATCCCGGGGGGATCGGCAGTGGCAGAATCATCCCCAATCGGGACTCGTCGCTGCGACACCGGCATAGCCCTTCTTCAAGCACCAGGAAGCGTCGGTCCGCCCGCCACAGTCGATATTCGTCCACTACCAGCAAGGATTCGGATGCAGAAAATGGCCTTCCTGGATCAAGCAATGATGCCGAACAGGTAACACGCAGGATCCAGGAATTGAAagagcagcaacagcaaaTCAAGTCCGAGCTAGAAGCGGACGACAGTCCAGGCAAAGCACCCAAAACAACGACAAAGGTGACCCTCCTTAAACAGGCGAAGCTTCTTCCACGGACCCCTAGTGAGGCCGACTCGGGTCGCGCAACTCCGAATGAGCCTAAGGACGGCCGATCTCCGTTTAACGACAGtgctccgtctccgtctGTCATGACCGGCAAGAgccgatcttcttccaaccgAAATGGAGTACCACTGGCATCTAAGCCAACGAATTTCTCTCCACAAGTGTCCAAATCCTCATTTGACAAATACGAGCATGCGAATGGTCGATATCGGCGTTCGATCGAGCCCGGAACGCCTACCAAACACCACCGACGAGCACCATCCAACCCCGTGTCCCCTGGTCGTCGTTCCTCAATCGGTCACGAGCGGCCGTCTAGTGCGGATTCGATCGACTACGCCGTGGATGAGTACATCCTCTCCCCGAAGCTGACCCAAAAGGTGATCCACCCGACTACCGGCCGCACCATTGCCTTCTCCGAAGTGGGAGACCCCAAGGGCCATGTTGTGCTGTGCTGCCTCGGCATGGGCCTGACCCGGTATCTCATGGCCTTTTATGATGAATTAGCCCGAACCCTCAACCTCAGACTGGTCAGCTTGGATCGCCCCGGTGTGGGCGAAAGTGACGCGCACCGAATTGATGAGTCGACCAGCCCTCTCAGCTGGCCCGGTATgcatcttctctccttcctcaCTGGACCCCTGCTAATTTGTACCAGATGATGTCGCGATCGTTTGCAATTACCTCCGAGTGACCAAGTTCTCCATTCTGGCCCATTCCGCTGGGGCAATCTACGCTCTCGCAACGGCGCTCCGAATCCCGCAACATATTCGCGGCcgcatccatctcctggcTCCGTGGATTCCCCCATCGCAGCTGTCCAGCATCGGCTCTCAGAAAGAACCCGCGCCCAACAATGCGGTTCCTTATTCTCAGCGCATCCTTCGGGCTCTGCCAACGTCCCTTCTGAAGGTTGCCAACACCAGCTTCATGAGCGCCACGAGTgccagcatcaccaccagccttCCCAAGTCTCCTCGAAAAGCCAAACGCAAGCCTTCTGCCAAAGACATTCCCGCCGCAAATTCTGGGCCCACGAAATCTAATGGAACCCTCCCTGTCGAGACCCATGCAACGCCAGAAatgaaagagaaagagcTTCCTCCAACGCCGGGAATGCCCAATACCTCCATCCAAAACGGAACGCGGAAAAGCGATGCCACTCTTGCCTCTCGAGCCAAGTCTCCCACGGAGGAACTCGAGCGCCAGCGTGATTACGATACGCGGCTCACCCATCGAATCTGGGAGCTGGCTACCACGAATGCCAACCCGGCCGTTGATCTGCTGATCTGTCTCGAGCGTCGGCAGACAATTGGTTTCCGCTACGTCGACATCACGCGGTCGGTGGTGATCCAGCATGGCAGCAAAGATACCCGCGTACCGGTGGAAAATGTCCAATGGCTGGGCAAGACGATGCGACGCTGCGAGGTCCGCATTCTTGAGGGCGAGGGCCACGGTCTGATGGCCTCTGCCGGCGTGATGGGCAGCGTGCTGACggagatcgccaaggagTGGGAAGACTGGACAATCATTGTGCAAGGCAAACGCAAGCAGAATGCGCAGAATTCCGCGCGCCATGGACTGGCCATTTCTACCTGATCCGATTCGACTTATATCACATAACACCTTCGTTTGACGGACAGTACCGCTGCTGGACCCGCGGTTTGATCTGAACTGACCTTTCCTTTTTCATCCTATCTTACATATACATAATCTTGTCTATCTGTCTAATGCCTGTCTGTGGATACACCAAAACGTGTGATTTAGCCAAATACCCCTGCTATTTATTTGTTACTTGCAATTTTGCCTCTGCCTAGAAGTACAGTTTCGGGTACCCTGCTGGGACTGGTCATTAGAGGAGTTTGTTCATATGAGAACATCTAATCCATATTCTCTCTCCTACGGAGCATATCGGGGTGGCTGGCGCAAATATCGTCTTTTTACGATGATCAGAGAATTATGCCTAATTTTTATTTTAGTGGGAAATCTGTCTGTCGTCCGCCATCTGAATGAAGATGTAAGAGAAAGTATGGAGCAAAACATCCCAACTTACCTATCGCGCAGTCCGGCACAAGTATCGCACGAGGCTGGTTGATTTATCTAAAAATTTGGCGAACATTCATGAATTTACTTCACATTATTCTCGATATCACCCGACCTAAAACtacccaaaaaaaaacaattTCCGATGCGGGGAATTGAACCCCGGGCTACCGTGTGAGAGACGGTGATGTTACCACTACACCACATCGGATAGTTATTATCAGGGACGATAAATAGTCCGCTGTAATCTAGAACCTCAGTAAACTATCATCTCGTGCCCCTAATCCAACATCATCCCCACCCTGTACTGCCTACATAACTCACCAGCCATCAATCCGCCTCGCCCTTGGACCCCTGGAATCACGTCTACGATCCGTTAACTGCTTATCTTCCGGCCATTTCCCAGCTCAAATGATCAGACTGAGTGAAGCTTCGTCGCATTTTCCGGGGTCTTGATTATTCTCCCGAGTTCCATCCACCACGATGTTCTCCCAACGGCGCCTCCGCCTGCTCCTGGTCACCGTGGCCGCGGTGATCTTCCTGATATTCTACTACTCGGTGGGTAACTGCCCTCCCCGACGTATTCGGCTCACCGTCTAATCAATGCGATTTGCGTTGCCTCCACAGGGCGATGCACGCAAGGTCCAGAACCAAACATTTTACCAATCCACGCtctcggccatgaaggcACAGGAGGCCGCGCGACAGGCTCAAATAAAGGCCGAAAGCGCGCCGATGCACCGTCCTGACGACGGCCTCGACGCGGAAGTGAAGAAGGACGCTGTGCCTCTTGCTCAGGGGAGTACGGGGAAGGGTGAAGATATGGAAGAGATCTCCATTGCGGGACGGACGAAGATCCAGGTCTCGAAGAACCGCGGAAGTGATGGGAGCGAGGACACGTCCGCGCAGTCGGAGGAGCAAAAggccgcggctgctgcgaaggaggagctggataCGATTCTGAAGCAGGCACCTGGTATTTACTCTCCCACCTCTAACTACGATTGATGGACTCTTTGCTGACGGGAGACATAgtgatcatcttctccaaatcgTACTGTCCGTACagcaagaaggccaagtcGATCCTGCTCGACAAATACGACATCACCCCGAGACCGTATGTGGTCGAACTCGACGGCCACCGGATCGGCAAGGATCTCCAGGACCTGCTGGGGCAGACTACCGGGCGGAGAACGGTGCCGAATGTGATGGTGAACGGGATGAGTATTGGGGGAGGGGATGATATTGGCGCAATGGACGAGAGCGACGAGCTGGCCTCGAAGCTGCAGATGCTGGGAGGGAAGTGGATTCGGGAGGTCAAACGGGCAGCAGCGTAGAGAATCGGTCGTCCATGAATGATTGTATTGTATACTATTATAAGTTACTATGTCCCACCCACAGTCTATGGCGATGGATTCTGCCCGGCGGTGAATATCGGGATATCCATCACATGACCCGACAACCCTAAAATATCTCAGTAAGCGAAGTCCCGTGACGCCAGTCGATCCACACCATTCGCTCTTCCCGATTTTTGATCTTTTCGACCATCGACCACCCTCTCCCGCCCAACGCACCCAGTCAGCCAATATGCGGTACATTCACTCCGAGGAACGGCTGCCCATCCCTGACGATGGTGAGTTTTGTGTGTTTTTTTCGCAGCAGCAAGAGGAGGAACAGACCGGTTGTGTGTGGGTTGGGTCGCACATTCAATGCGGCCCTTGAAATCTTGAAGTGTCCGGTTGCAACGAATGTCTCTGGGAATTGCATGAtggaagaaacagaaagacTTCGCGTGGAATATTGTGTGGCCACACAATTATCTGCTGTGCCAAAATTGAAGGACCGGGCTGATTcgatcttttttttctctccctaCAGTGAAGCTTCACATTCGTTCGCGGATCGTGACCGTCGAGGGCCCCCGCGgcaagctggtcaaggacCTGTCCCACCTGGCCGTCACCTTCAACCGCCCCGAGAAGAACATTATCTCGATCGAGCTGCACCACGGTATCCGCAAGGGCGTCGCTACCCTGCGCACCGTCCGCAcgatcatcaacaacctgATCATCGGTGTCACCCGCGGCTTCCTGTACAAGATGCGCTACGTGTACGCTCACTTTCCCATCAACGTCAACATCGAGAAGAACTCCGAGACCGGTGTCGCGGAGCTTGAGATCCGCAACTTCCTCGGCGAGAAGTACGTGCGCCGCGTGACGGCCCAGCCCGGtgtcgagatcatcaccTCGCCCAACGTCAAGGACGAGCTGCAGCTGTCCGGCAACTCCCTCGAGGGTGTGTCGCAGAGCGCCGCCGACATTCAGCAGATCTGCCGTGTCCGGAACAAGGATATCCGGAAGGTAAGAGACTCCCGCCGTGTTCTTGTCTTGACAAAACAAACTGACCAATATAGTTCCTGGACGGTCTGTACGTGTCGGAGCGGGGCAACATTATCGAGGCGTAAAGAATGGCGCCTTGGGTAGTGTCGGGTGTCTGGAGAGCTTTCTTTAATTTCGCCTACTTGCATATAGGGCAGCAACGCGAAATGCCAAAAACGATTCTGAACTTCATTTTTGTTGTTGTAATGTCTCATGTAGATGCCGCAACCATCGCCCGACTGACCTTGTTTTGTGTCGGAATGCACTCTTTTCGCTCCAAGGCCTGGCGCGTGTCACAATCGAGACGGCCTAGGGGCAAGAGTCTGCACCGAGCTACGGGTCAGGGTGTTCGCCTGTTGGTTAAACCATATGTAGTTGAGTAGTTAGAGCTACAGATGAAGGCTGATATCGTCCACGGTACTATACATAGTCCCTGCGGAAGAACCGAAGGGCCATTCACGATCACGTCAGGCGGTCCTCGGAAAGCGCAGTGGATTCGACAGTAGCGGTAGACACACCATGACCGATCAATGTGGATGTTGAAACTCCGTGGTGGTTACACTTGTGTACCATGTAGTTTGAGCTTAGGGCTGATTTGGTCATGTCTGACGTAGAGCTATCAGCAAACATGTGATCACccacttcttcccttccaccaccaccacaaccatGGAGTGGTGGCTCGGTCTGTGGAAAATCGTGGTGGCCGTGTTCAGTCTGGTGCTGGATGTCGCCCAGTACTGGAGAGACAAATTGCTCTCGTGGTGGGCATCCAAGTCTCCCCGCGCCCGGCTCGGGCACGTCCTCGCGACCGCCGAGACCTACGAGGAATGGGAAGAGGCAGCCTTTGagctcgacgagctcctcaGCAAGGACTTATGGTGAGTGATGATGCCCATCCATAACTATAGAACAGACAAGACTCACTCACACCGTTCCCATCACAGGCGCCAGAATCCCGTCAGCCGACACTACGACTAccgcctcatcctcggccggCTCGAGGCATTGATGAACGCccgcgaggaagaagacatctTCACGCTCGCCAACCTGCTCCGCTCGGGTCTCGTGCGCAACCTGGGCAACATCACCTCCGCCAAACTCTTCACCCACGCCTTTGCCGGCACCAAGCTGTTGATCGACGACTACATCACCCAGGTCGCGCTGTCGATCCAGTATGTCGCCGCGCTGCAGCCCATGCCCGCGCACGCGCCGGCCGGCTTCACCTCGCAGGCgaagctggagctgctccatGATACCCGCCAGGCCTTTGGGCGCACGACCTTGCTCCTGCAGGGCGGGTCGGCGTTCGCGCTGTGTCACCTCGGTGTGGTCCGGGCATTGCATCTGCAGGGTCTCTTGCCGAGGATTGTGACGGGGACGGCGACGGGGGCGATCATCGCGGCGCTGGTGGGCATTCATCCCGAAGATGAATTGCTGGCGCTTCTTGATGGGGACAGTCTGGATCTGTCGGCTTTCCATTGTCGGCGGAAATCCAAGACGGATGGGACGGCCACGACAGAGGCGTGGCTGCGGGCGATTCTGCGTGGGATGAACCATTTCGTTCAGAAGGGTCATCTGTTTGATGACGATGCGCTGGAAGACTGTGTCCGCGCTCATGTGGGCGACCTGACTTTCGAAGAAGCGTATGCCCGGTCGAAACGCATTCTCAATATCACGGTTGCGACGACAGGCAAGAACGGCTTGCCGAATCTGCTCAACTACCTGACTGCGCCGAATGTGGTGCGTATTCTCTCTGTGCTATTTTTCTCGCGGATTCTCTAACGCTGATTGCAGTTGATCTggtccgccgccgtcgcctccaacgcatcctcctcctcactcACCGACTCCCCCGTTACGATCTACTGCAAAGACGAAACAGGCTCAATAGTGCCCTGGCCACACACCCACGACGCAATCTTCCAACCCTGGCGACACGTCCACTACAAGGACGGCGAATCGCCGCTCTCCCGAATAGCCGAGCTCTTCAACGTAAACCACTTCATCGTCTCGCAAGCCCGGCCCTCCCTCATCCCCTTCGACCGCGACCAAACAGGCATAACACACCTCACCCGCTCCTGCACGCAGCTGATCCTGTCGGAAGTGCGCCACCGGCTCCGCCAACTCGATTACCTgaccctcctccccgcctCGATCAGTCGCCTCctcatcgacgaggccatccCCGGCCCGAACTTGACGCTCGTCCCGGATCTGTCGTGGCGCGATTTGATATCCCTCTTCCGGGACCCGACAAGCCAGCGTATCGCGGAGTGGATAAGGAAGGGCGAGCGCGGGGTTTGGCCGGCTGTTAGTGCGCTGAAAGTGCGGGAGGCGGTGGAAATTGAGCTGGATCGCGGCTATCAGCTTGTCAGGCGTCGTAGGCCGAGTGATGTGTCTGTACCGCCTGCGGTGGCGTCTGCGCCGCGTCCCCTTCCCAATGAGGAAATTCCGCGACGACGGCTGGGATATGGGGAGAATGGTGATGAGGCCGATGGAGGGTCTGTCGATGCAGAGTGATTCCATTCCCCGAGGTGGATGAGTGCTGCTGATTGTATTCTAACGAATGAAAGAGAGATTTGCAACGTTCCGATGGCACATGTAGAGTAAACACGATAGCTTCTATACTACGCACATTCACAGTTCATCCCCCAGAGCATCGGATTCGGGAGGACCCTTATACCCTGCAACGAACGACGAGTCAGCGACATGCCATGACGATGGACAATAGAACCAATAAGAAAAAAACTTGCATTTCCTCGCATACACGATATACCACACCGCCGATATAGCCATAAAACCGACAAACACCACGGAGGCATAATTCATCGTCACAGACGTGACCGGCAGCGCAGTGGGCATACTGAACAGCACTAGCTCAAAGGCAATCCACGCCAGCGCGAGGACATTAACAATGGGCCCGGCAACGGGTCCACACGTCCAGGGGGCACGGTTCACCTCGCGGCGACGGTGCCACAGGCTCAGCGAGATGGGGATAGCGTATGCAACAGCCAACGCGATGACGCCGACAGAGACGAATGCCGTGAAGGCACTCGTGCTGCCGAGATTGATCAGACCCAGCAGCATCTGGATGAGAGTTAACAGAGCAAGAGACCAGAGCGGTACGCCGAGCCGCTTGTCGACGTGCGCCCATAGTCTCGCGAGCGGGATGGCGTCGTCGCGGGCGCTGGCCCATGTTGCGCGCGAGGCTGCGACGGTGATGCTGATCGAGCAGAAGAGCGTGATTACCAGGACCATGAAGATGAGTCCGAGTCCGCCGCCCGGCGTGCCCATGACCCGGTGCAGGATGTAGGGTAGGGCTTGGCCGGCGGGGGAGTGGATGATCTCCTTCAATGGCGGGAGGGTGACGCACAAGGGGataatgaagaagaggcctgcgatgccgccgatgacgatacAGAGGGATATGGCACGGGGCACTTTGACGGACGGGTGGGAGCATTCTTCTGCCATGGAGGAGATCATGCcgatggcggagaagacgTATGCGGGcgggaggaggccgatgaagaaggtgaagtTGCCCCAGCCGGAGAAGCTCTTGTCGTAGTGCGAGAGCGCCCAGGAGGCGCTGTGGCGGCCGACGTCTGCTTtggcggagacggcgattaggatgatgaggatggtcAGCGCGGTCCAGGTTGCGCAGGCGATGTCCACCTGCGGGAGGTAGCGGTTGCCGAAGGCGCAGATGAAGAACGAGACCAGGGTGATGCCGTAGAAAATCAGAAGGAGCTGCCAGCTGTTGGCGCTCCAGGTTGGGTGGTACATGGAGATCGTGCCCGAGACGAGGGAGGCGAAGCCGAAGTTGACGGACAGCGTGATGGTCCAGTTCCCGATCAGCCAGACCCAGGCATTGATGAAGGAGACCAGGGTTTTGGATTTTGTTGTCGACAGCTGGAAAGACCAGTAGTATGGTCCTGCAGACGTGGGATATCGGGATGCCAGTTCGGCGAGGGAGACTGCAACGCACTCGTCCAGTACGCAGACGACGATCcagccgacgaagatggagagGGGTCCGCCGCCGTAGATGGCGCTGAGGAGAGCGCTACCCTCGCCGTAGGGAATTGCTGCTATGGCGAGCGACTGGAAGAGCAACGTGAACATGGACCGATTGCGGTGCATTTCCTCCTTGTAGCCCAGCCGGTCGAGCTCCTCGCGCTCGTGCACGGAGGCGATGGAGCCGGACTCATGGTCATGGCCTGCgcctggtgctggtgctggttCTGGTGATGGggtgatcttctcggcgacTGTCTCGAGGACCATTGTGCTGCAGGTGGTCTTGATTCAACAGAAGAGACGAAAAAAGGTAACAGCGTCATGTTCTGCAAGAATGCAGGGGATACCAGGACAACCCTGCCCTGATATGTACGCTCCGATCCATGTAGGctggtttcttttccctGCGGAGAAGCTCAGCTGCTGCGGTTCCTACTGGTCGCACAGGGCACGCCACTTGGAGGCCATCCTGCGGAGGTCGACCCTGTTATCTCTTGAGGCGCCGAAATGGCAGATAAATCCGAGGAGACCTTTACATCCCGAATCCCCAaaccttgatcttggcaCCGAGAAGGAAGTAATGCACCGATTCggaacagcagaagaacGTCTACTAGTTTGAGGATGAGTGATGAGCCCTAAAGTGATCATGGTTAGTTAGCTCGGTCCAAACAGCCACTTCGGTATCCCCCCAGAGTTAGCTAAAACGGGCACACACGGAACCCGATCAGCGAGAAGAGGAGTAGTTACCGATCTGGGGTAGCTCAAAGCATCCGCGAAAGGATGATAAGACACACAACTCTAGGCCGAATGAAGCAACTGGATGCGGGAAACGCAAAAGACGAGGGGGAAAAGAGTGTCTCCGCATTGGACCTGCACTCCTTGATCGTATTGCATCCAATGATGATTGAAGATTACTACTGGGGCGGGCTGATAGTGCCAAAAAGATAAAACAGTGGGGAACATAGAGCCAAACAAACGCATTCATCTCATAGAGTAACCAAGTACGGAGTAAAAAACCACCATTCCAACAATATCCAAATCATTATAAATTAAAGACAAAAAACAAACATTGCGTTAGAGGGTTGAAATTAGTGGGCCGTCGAAGGGCGACCGTCAGCGCTGGATGGGCGCGAGCGCGTGCGGAGGCTGTTCCGGGACGACTTGGGCGCCCCCTGAGTCGCCATCAAAGGAGGAACTGCGCGAAAGTGTCAGCAATTACGTCAAACTAATCCCTAGGTCATTCATTCCAAAACTTACCGCTGAATCCATAGCCCTCGGTGGCGGCCTGGCGGTTCTGCGGGTCAATCTCGACGCGAATGGAGATGTCCAATCCACCGTACatgtcgctgctgctgaacCCGTCGGCGGCCCGGTGCGTCGTGCCGGCGCCCTGCTCACCTTTGTGCAGCGGCGCGTGGCCGTCCTTGGGAAGGCGTTCGAGCTTGGAAGATACCGGCTCGACTGTGCTATCGCCGGCCGGGGCGACGCACTCGGTCAGGCATGCAAAGTTACGCGACGGCATGGTCACCTTGTTCCACGAGGCGCTCTTCTCGATGCCGCCGGGCTGCTTGTCGAAGAACGGCATCAGGGTCTCGTCCGTTTCGCTATCCAAGTGGTGAATCTTGTTTCTCCGGCCTAGCAGGTTGGCGACGGCCTTGGGCGGCGGCTTGTTGgtgatggcgctgctgaCGACATTGACAATGAAACGGTGGTCATTCTCGCCCGACACGTTCAGCTTGGGGTTCGAGTAGAACCGACCGATGGCCGCAAGGTGGACATCACCACTCAGGATGGTGACGCGAATGGAGTGAGATCTCGCGAATGACTGCAGACGCTGGAGGAGCATCTTGCGCTCACGCTTGTGCTGGCGAGCCGTGTAGTGGTCGTCCAGATCGTCCAGCAGGTCGACCTGGCCGTCAAACTCGTTGAACAGGCCACCCGCCACGCCGAAGCGTTTGTTCAGCAGGCGGATCGGCGCAATGACGGGAGAGGACAGGACATTCTCCAACCATGCCAGGCGCGGGTACGCAATCGGGACACCCAACAAGACCACCAGATGCTTGATGTCGCCCTTGGCGGCCGCCACTTCGCTCTCCAGTCGACCGAAAAGCGCATCGTACGTGTCCGGGTAGTTCACCTGGTGGCGGGTGCGCTCTGTGCGAGCATCCAGACCACAAAAGGCGATGCGCTTACCGAAGCGCATGTAGAGACTGCGGCTGACCTCTTCGACATAGGGGCCCGGCCGCTTGCCGAGAATCCAAGAATCGTCCTCTTGCTGGTTTTCGAGGACGTAGGTGTTCTCCAGTTGGCGGGGGTCGGTGCCCGAGGTTCCATTCACGGCGTGCATGGTCTCCGGGGCGTCCGTGGTGAAGGTCGACCTGGGGGGAGCGATGTGGTGCTGGAACAAGCAGTAGTACTTGAACGCGACGCCACCAATGCCGCGGAAGATGGAACACTTCATGAAATGGTCGGTATAAGAGCCGAACCCGTCAATAATGTCATGATCATCCCAGATGTTGACTTGGGGAATCTGTCCATTGGCCGTGCGGAAGGGCTCGGTATTGTACCAGCGCACGTAGTTGCCGTAGTAGAACTCGTCACAGGCGGCGCGCAGCTTTTCATCAAAGTCATGGGTGCGTCTCTTGTGCGGGTTAGCGATGGCCGTCCACTCCTTCAGGGGCCCATCCGTTCGGATGTTGTCGTTGTAGATCTGATCACCGCCACCGATCATGACGTGGAAGGGCTTTTCGCCGTGGACGCGCATCACGTCGTTCCACAGATTCGGCCCAACCCAGGCGTTCATGTCGGTGCCGACGGAGAAGCCATTGCACGAGTGGAACATCATGCGCATGGACTGCTCGGCTGCCGGAACCACAAAGCGCCAGGGCGTCTTGATCGCGTCCCCAGACTCATTGTACAGCCCGGGGATATCGTACTCCCAGCGCGCCTCGTACGTCTCCACGGGCACTGCCAGACTGAACCGCCAGAAGGCCTTGTTGGGGTCTTCGTAGAGCTTCAGGCCCTGGACCTGGGTCGCCTGGGTGCTCTCGGCGTGGGTCTCCGCAGACACGGGGCCCAcctggcgcagcagcagctgcgGCTGCTCCAGGTGCGGCTTGGTGACGATCAACACGCTGCCATGCCACAGCGGGGAGTTCTCGAGGTGCATGTTCTTCAGGTTAATCAGCGGACCCGAGATGAGGGCAATGCGGCCGGATCCGTCGCCATTGGGCGCGGTCCCTATCATGGGGGAAAAATGCGATCAGCTTTGTTTGGCGTGTGGGAGGAGGTCAGCACGTACCGGTGACCGTGGGTTGGTGGGCAAAGTCAGCCATGGTAGCGAGGCCTGACGCGACTCACGGATGGTGGGCCGGAAAAGGGGAGGAATAGGCAAAAGACTGGAAAGTAAACAATGGGCGGGACCAAAACAATTCAGGT from Penicillium psychrofluorescens genome assembly, chromosome: 5 carries:
- a CDS encoding uncharacterized protein (ID:PFLUO_007781-T1.cds;~source:funannotate); amino-acid sequence: MEWWLGLWKIVVAVFSLVLDVAQYWRDKLLSWWASKSPRARLGHVLATAETYEEWEEAAFELDELLSKDLWRQNPVSRHYDYRLILGRLEALMNAREEEDIFTLANLLRSGLVRNLGNITSAKLFTHAFAGTKLLIDDYITQVALSIQYVAALQPMPAHAPAGFTSQAKLELLHDTRQAFGRTTLLLQGGSAFALCHLGVVRALHLQGLLPRIVTGTATGAIIAALVGIHPEDELLALLDGDSLDLSAFHCRRKSKTDGTATTEAWLRAILRGMNHFVQKGHLFDDDALEDCVRAHVGDLTFEEAYARSKRILNITVATTGKNGLPNLLNYLTAPNVLIWSAAVASNASSSSLTDSPVTIYCKDETGSIVPWPHTHDAIFQPWRHVHYKDGESPLSRIAELFNVNHFIVSQARPSLIPFDRDQTGITHLTRSCTQLILSEVRHRLRQLDYLTLLPASISRLLIDEAIPGPNLTLVPDLSWRDLISLFRDPTSQRIAEWIRKGERGVWPAVSALKVREAVEIELDRGYQLVRRRRPSDVSVPPAVASAPRPLPNEEIPRRRLGYGENGDEADGGSVDAE
- a CDS encoding uncharacterized protein (ID:PFLUO_007777-T1.cds;~source:funannotate) produces the protein MHFDPPAQNAPAESALLSRRRNRKSQSARPHAPGHTTTDPTSPEVMNSLITSLSTISVPLKTHFDTVPRIDTDSDPGLPEVPQTAPCFSNPHSDHGFGMNHGAYKPGEVGSFLHPDDAALSPVIRMARAPPSPKSPKSPRSPRFRPFKSSPSSPARPASRDSYSSVRAAPEDSVFGTITTEPGPRLSTAPSVASSGSFGRSKSLRGHFGLMKKPSREFTSEKESQVDRLRTTSSHTDSLRHNTPRSRASVRSLRSMADVAEEERPSGVKEEPNEELAELATSTPPTQEQSLQTTPDLGNNPGGIGSGRIIPNRDSSLRHRHSPSSSTRKRRSARHSRYSSTTSKDSDAENGLPGSSNDAEQVTRRIQELKEQQQQIKSELEADDSPGKAPKTTTKVTLLKQAKLLPRTPSEADSGRATPNEPKDGRSPFNDSAPSPSVMTGKSRSSSNRNGVPLASKPTNFSPQVSKSSFDKYEHANGRYRRSIEPGTPTKHHRRAPSNPVSPGRRSSIGHERPSSADSIDYAVDEYILSPKLTQKVIHPTTGRTIAFSEVGDPKGHVVLCCLGMGLTRYLMAFYDELARTLNLRLVSLDRPGVGESDAHRIDESTSPLSWPDDVAIVCNYLRVTKFSILAHSAGAIYALATALRIPQHIRGRIHLLAPWIPPSQLSSIGSQKEPAPNNAVPYSQRILRALPTSLLKVANTSFMSATSASITTSLPKSPRKAKRKPSAKDIPAANSGPTKSNGTLPVETHATPEMKEKELPPTPGMPNTSIQNGTRKSDATLASRAKSPTEELERQRDYDTRLTHRIWELATTNANPAVDLLICLERRQTIGFRYVDITRSVVIQHGSKDTRVPVENVQWLGKTMRRCEVRILEGEGHGLMASAGVMGSVLTEIAKEWEDWTIIVQGKRKQNAQNSARHGLAIST
- a CDS encoding uncharacterized protein (ID:PFLUO_007780-T1.cds;~source:funannotate) — its product is MRYIHSEERLPIPDDVKLHIRSRIVTVEGPRGKLVKDLSHLAVTFNRPEKNIISIELHHGIRKGVATLRTVRTIINNLIIGVTRGFLYKMRYVYAHFPINVNIEKNSETGVAELEIRNFLGEKYVRRVTAQPGVEIITSPNVKDELQLSGNSLEGVSQSAADIQQICRVRNKDIRKFLDGLYVSERGNIIEA
- a CDS encoding uncharacterized protein (ID:PFLUO_007782-T1.cds;~source:funannotate), with product MVLETVAEKITPSPEPAPAPGAGHDHESGSIASVHEREELDRLGYKEEMHRNRSMFTLLFQSLAIAAIPYGEGSALLSAIYGGGPLSIFVGWIVVCVLDECVAVSLAELASRYPTSAGPYYWSFQLSTTKSKTLVSFINAWVWLIGNWTITLSVNFGFASLVSGTISMYHPTWSANSWQLLLIFYGITLVSFFICAFGNRYLPQVDIACATWTALTILIILIAVSAKADVGRHSASWALSHYDKSFSGWGNFTFFIGLLPPAYVFSAIGMISSMAEECSHPSVKVPRAISLCIVIGGIAGLFFIIPLCVTLPPLKEIIHSPAGQALPYILHRVMGTPGGGLGLIFMVLVITLFCSISITVAASRATWASARDDAIPLARLWAHVDKRLGVPLWSLALLTLIQMLLGLINLGSTSAFTAFVSVGVIALAVAYAIPISLSLWHRRREVNRAPWTCGPVAGPIVNVLALAWIAFELVLFSMPTALPVTSVTMNYASVVFVGFMAISAVWYIVYARKCKFFSYWFYCPSSWHVADSSFVAGYKGPPESDALGDEL
- a CDS encoding uncharacterized protein (ID:PFLUO_007779-T1.cds;~source:funannotate), with the protein product MFSQRRLRLLLVTVAAVIFLIFYYSGDARKVQNQTFYQSTLSAMKAQEAARQAQIKAESAPMHRPDDGLDAEVKKDAVPLAQGSTGKGEDMEEISIAGRTKIQVSKNRGSDGSEDTSAQSEEQKAAAAAKEELDTILKQAPVIIFSKSYCPYSKKAKSILLDKYDITPRPYVVELDGHRIGKDLQDLLGQTTGRRTVPNVMVNGMSIGGGDDIGAMDESDELASKLQMLGGKWIREVKRAAA